A genomic segment from Neisseria perflava encodes:
- a CDS encoding lysozyme inhibitor LprI family protein: MYKKTASVLILSTILLAACSKEEPKAALDCAQPATLQNIRTTIEDTLKQQARSFARNDNRQFVDADKIIAAGLELETLLEDPKETEDNGKAICRANLKIRIPDNILKTAIDNSPLIYGNTPLSDMLEQKLMGSNLTFENNTFSTTLLYTPDKDGKPVLEDNTLSTTAQTLSATLLPYGVKSIVMIDGKPVSKEQAIKLLQNQNTEEPPTVDPQDILENNAASQAVGLTDDDNDSDYEVLRPDRETPRNEPPGLSQSELDNARAQNRQADGEINDLWGGMDSDVKQQILGEQRAWIQSKKLNCQQAAASADSAAQAEYLRLQCETRMTRERTQYLRGYSIN; encoded by the coding sequence ATGTACAAAAAAACCGCTTCCGTATTGATTTTAAGCACGATTCTTCTTGCCGCATGCAGCAAAGAAGAGCCGAAAGCCGCGCTTGATTGCGCCCAACCGGCCACACTGCAAAACATCCGTACCACCATCGAAGACACCCTCAAACAACAAGCGCGCTCCTTTGCCCGCAATGACAACCGCCAATTCGTCGATGCCGACAAAATCATCGCCGCCGGCCTCGAATTAGAAACCCTGCTTGAAGACCCCAAAGAAACCGAAGACAACGGCAAAGCCATCTGCCGCGCCAACCTCAAAATCCGCATCCCCGACAACATCCTCAAAACGGCCATAGACAACAGCCCGCTGATTTACGGCAACACCCCGTTGTCCGACATGCTCGAACAAAAACTGATGGGCAGCAACCTGACTTTTGAAAATAACACGTTCAGCACCACCCTGCTCTACACCCCCGACAAAGACGGCAAACCGGTTCTCGAAGACAACACTCTGAGCACCACAGCCCAGACCCTTTCCGCCACCCTGTTGCCCTACGGCGTGAAAAGCATCGTCATGATAGACGGCAAACCAGTATCCAAAGAGCAGGCCATCAAGCTGCTGCAAAACCAAAATACGGAAGAGCCGCCGACTGTTGATCCACAAGACATCCTTGAAAACAACGCCGCCAGCCAAGCCGTCGGCTTGACCGATGATGACAACGATTCAGACTACGAAGTCCTGCGTCCTGACCGTGAAACTCCGCGCAACGAACCGCCCGGCCTCAGCCAAAGCGAACTCGACAACGCGCGCGCGCAAAACCGTCAGGCAGACGGCGAGATCAACGACCTCTGGGGCGGCATGGACAGCGATGTCAAACAACAAATCCTCGGCGAACAACGCGCCTGGATTCAAAGCAAAAAACTCAACTGCCAACAAGCCGCCGCCTCCGCAGACAGCGCCGCACAAGCAGAATACCTGCGCCTGCAGTGTGAAACCCGCATGACCCGCGAACGTACACAATACCTGCGCGGCTATTCCATCAACTAA
- a CDS encoding S49 family peptidase, whose amino-acid sequence MQYRIHREGDAQNTPSSASTPVDNWERNILREVLLAAYQEQRRARIWRNIWRGIAVLIFLSLIFGLAEEEGKTTSIHARGEHTAVIDLTGEIGNDIDDQVQILRDSMEAAYNNGNAKAIIIRANSPGGSPVVSNTAFNEVRRLKAEHKDIPVYLVAEDMCASGCYYIAAAADKIYADPSSIVGSIGVIGGGFDFTGLMDKAGVKRRLKTAGSNKGMGDPFTPETPAQTQIWESMLGDIHQEFIKAVKLGRGARLKDKQYPDVFSGRIYTGKEAKQVGLIDDFGSIYSVARDVVKAPELVNYTPQDDFSKMLSRRFGAEVKAKVKETLSEIW is encoded by the coding sequence ATGCAATACCGAATCCACCGTGAAGGCGATGCCCAAAACACACCATCTTCAGCCTCCACACCCGTCGATAACTGGGAGCGCAACATCCTGCGCGAAGTCCTCCTCGCCGCCTACCAAGAACAGCGCCGCGCCCGCATTTGGCGCAATATCTGGCGCGGCATCGCCGTCCTCATCTTCCTCAGCCTGATCTTCGGCCTCGCGGAAGAAGAAGGAAAAACCACGAGCATCCACGCCCGCGGCGAACACACCGCCGTTATCGACCTGACCGGCGAAATCGGCAACGACATCGACGACCAAGTCCAAATCCTGCGCGACAGCATGGAAGCCGCCTACAACAACGGCAATGCCAAAGCCATCATCATCCGCGCCAACAGCCCCGGCGGTTCGCCTGTCGTGTCCAACACGGCCTTTAACGAAGTCCGCCGCCTCAAAGCCGAACACAAAGACATTCCTGTCTACCTCGTTGCCGAAGACATGTGCGCTTCCGGCTGCTACTACATTGCCGCCGCAGCCGACAAAATCTACGCCGACCCTTCCAGTATTGTCGGCAGCATCGGCGTGATCGGCGGCGGTTTCGACTTTACCGGCCTGATGGACAAAGCCGGTGTCAAACGCCGTCTGAAAACCGCCGGCAGCAACAAAGGTATGGGCGACCCTTTCACGCCTGAAACCCCGGCACAAACCCAAATTTGGGAAAGCATGTTGGGCGATATCCACCAAGAATTTATCAAAGCCGTCAAACTCGGCCGCGGTGCAAGGTTGAAAGACAAACAGTATCCCGATGTTTTCAGTGGACGCATCTACACCGGCAAAGAAGCCAAACAGGTCGGCCTGATTGACGACTTCGGCAGCATTTACAGCGTTGCCCGCGATGTTGTCAAAGCCCCCGAGCTGGTCAACTACACGCCGCAAGACGATTTCAGCAAAATGCTCAGCCGTCGCTTCGGTGCGGAAGTGAAGGCCAAAGTCAAAGAAACTTTGTCTGAAATTTGGTAA